The Halobacterium sp. CBA1132 genome has a segment encoding these proteins:
- a CDS encoding DUF420 domain-containing protein has product MTDGFARRHVRSLTAVLSVASLALVIAVVRGFVPASAVPHAPDAVLHALPTLNAVLSAAAIVTITVGWRAIRNGNVERHKAAMLTSTLLFAAFLACYLYRIVVEGTTGFAGPETVYTFVYLPILVVHMALAMVSIPLVYYALLLAATREIHEIPETNHAKVGRVAASLWLVSFALGIVVYLLLYVLY; this is encoded by the coding sequence ATGACAGACGGGTTCGCGCGGCGCCACGTTCGCTCGCTGACCGCGGTGCTCTCGGTGGCGTCGCTGGCACTCGTAATCGCCGTCGTTCGCGGGTTCGTCCCCGCGTCCGCGGTGCCGCACGCGCCCGACGCAGTCCTCCACGCGCTCCCGACGCTGAACGCCGTCCTGAGCGCGGCCGCCATCGTCACCATCACCGTCGGGTGGCGCGCGATTCGCAACGGGAACGTCGAACGACACAAGGCCGCGATGCTGACGTCGACGCTGCTGTTCGCGGCCTTCCTCGCGTGCTACCTCTACCGCATCGTCGTCGAGGGAACCACGGGTTTCGCCGGGCCGGAGACCGTCTACACGTTCGTCTACCTCCCGATTCTCGTGGTTCACATGGCGCTGGCGATGGTCTCGATTCCGCTCGTCTACTACGCGCTGTTGCTCGCGGCCACCCGCGAGATTCACGAGATTCCCGAGACGAACCACGCCAAGGTCGGCCGCGTCGCGGCGTCGCTGTGGCTGGTGTCGTTCGCGCTCGGCATCGTCGTCTACCTCCTGCTGTACGTTCTCTACTGA
- a CDS encoding helix-turn-helix domain-containing protein, with translation MSQSQLPAGIRTDRDDAPTTHTDTEDVQHVLDALDDTDCRTILEATREDTMTVGEISEACDLPQSTAYRKVDILADAGLLDESLRVRRSGKHVSEYDCGIEDVTLSVDGDGVSLTVDHADTEPSATFADSLSTQTNVADD, from the coding sequence ATGAGTCAGAGTCAGCTCCCCGCCGGCATCCGCACCGACCGCGACGACGCACCCACCACGCACACCGACACCGAGGACGTCCAGCACGTCCTCGACGCGCTCGACGACACTGACTGCCGGACGATTCTGGAAGCCACCCGCGAGGACACCATGACGGTCGGCGAAATCTCGGAGGCGTGTGACCTCCCGCAGTCGACGGCCTACCGCAAGGTCGACATCCTCGCGGACGCGGGCCTCCTCGATGAGTCGCTGCGCGTGCGCCGCTCCGGCAAGCACGTCAGCGAGTACGACTGCGGCATCGAGGACGTCACTCTCTCCGTCGACGGTGACGGCGTCTCTCTGACCGTCGACCACGCCGACACCGAACCGTCCGCGACGTTCGCCGACTCCCTCTCCACGCAGACCAATGTCGCAGACGACTGA
- a CDS encoding helix-turn-helix domain-containing protein has protein sequence MSGGIRVTVEFPAPAVCPVADLSERANTTISDVSTSVATAESAACVTEFLVDADAVPDDYDDPVFEYADRHLYRVTHDADADCPCVCLGEFETPVDRFFAHAGDLEVVFHAESFDQLQTIVGEFRDRYHDVDIQRLVRAPTGGAPRDSVFVDRGKLTERQLEVLQTAYDMGYFAQPRDANATDVAAELDITPSTLTEHLTAAQRKLFADVLEEGS, from the coding sequence ATGTCTGGCGGGATTCGGGTCACCGTCGAGTTCCCCGCGCCCGCGGTCTGCCCCGTCGCCGACCTCTCCGAGCGCGCGAACACCACCATCAGCGACGTCTCCACGAGCGTCGCGACCGCCGAATCCGCGGCCTGCGTCACGGAGTTCCTCGTGGACGCCGACGCCGTCCCTGACGACTACGACGACCCGGTGTTCGAGTACGCCGACCGCCACCTCTACCGGGTCACCCACGACGCCGACGCGGACTGCCCCTGCGTCTGTCTGGGCGAGTTCGAGACGCCCGTCGACCGCTTTTTCGCGCACGCCGGCGACCTCGAAGTCGTCTTCCACGCCGAGAGCTTCGACCAACTCCAAACCATCGTCGGGGAGTTCCGCGACCGCTACCACGATGTCGACATCCAGCGCCTCGTGCGGGCGCCGACCGGCGGCGCCCCCCGCGACTCGGTGTTCGTCGACCGCGGGAAACTCACCGAGCGCCAACTCGAAGTGCTCCAGACCGCCTACGACATGGGCTACTTCGCGCAGCCCCGCGACGCCAACGCCACCGACGTCGCCGCCGAACTCGACATCACGCCGTCCACGCTCACCGAACACCTCACAGCCGCCCAGCGCAAACTCTTCGCTGACGTGCTCGAAGAAGGCTCTTGA
- a CDS encoding pyridoxamine 5'-phosphate oxidase family protein — translation MALEKQTEMTRSDTDALLGRHETGVLSLARDDDPYAIPISYGYDTDDRTFYLRLVSTPDSEKREFLSSNPDARLVVYEEDEPTYQSVVVTGTLTEIPRDEMTVEHVEQYGDAKRPLFEIWGESKPDLDIKLYELRADTISGRHIELSERHD, via the coding sequence ATGGCCCTGGAGAAGCAGACCGAGATGACGCGGTCGGACACGGACGCGCTCCTCGGCCGCCACGAAACCGGCGTACTCTCACTCGCCCGCGACGACGACCCGTACGCCATCCCCATCTCGTACGGCTACGACACCGACGACCGCACGTTCTACCTCCGTCTGGTCTCCACGCCGGACAGCGAGAAACGCGAGTTCCTCTCCTCGAACCCCGACGCCCGCCTCGTCGTCTACGAGGAGGACGAACCCACGTACCAGAGCGTCGTCGTCACCGGCACGCTCACCGAGATTCCGCGCGACGAGATGACCGTTGAGCACGTCGAACAGTACGGCGACGCCAAGCGCCCGCTGTTCGAAATCTGGGGCGAGTCCAAGCCCGACCTCGACATCAAACTGTACGAACTGCGCGCCGACACCATCAGCGGGCGCCACATCGAGCTCTCCGAGCGCCACGACTGA
- a CDS encoding multiprotein-bridging factor 1 family protein: MPKYSTGGASGGGGGQTCELCGSMSDSLRTADVAGAELTVCPDCASSHDESPDRSPDEDQERKKQAAQNTARALDQATGDSSHWEENGTDYDRDQLPYLVSDYGERVVRARQEAGLQREELAEELDIEESDLLAVEQGRATQASVGGSVVAALEERLDVELSDE, from the coding sequence ATGCCGAAGTATTCGACCGGCGGCGCCAGCGGCGGCGGGGGCGGACAGACCTGCGAGCTCTGCGGGTCGATGTCCGACTCCCTCCGCACGGCAGACGTCGCGGGGGCGGAGCTCACCGTCTGCCCCGACTGCGCGAGCAGCCACGACGAGAGCCCCGACCGGAGTCCCGACGAGGACCAGGAACGCAAGAAGCAGGCCGCGCAGAACACGGCGCGCGCGCTCGACCAGGCGACCGGCGACTCCAGTCACTGGGAGGAGAACGGGACGGACTACGACCGCGACCAGCTCCCGTACCTCGTCTCGGACTACGGCGAGCGCGTCGTTCGCGCGCGACAGGAGGCCGGCCTCCAGCGCGAGGAACTCGCGGAGGAACTCGACATCGAGGAGTCGGACTTGCTGGCCGTCGAGCAGGGTCGCGCGACGCAGGCGAGCGTCGGCGGGTCGGTCGTCGCGGCGCTGGAGGAGCGCCTCGACGTGGAGCTCAGCGACGAGTAG
- a CDS encoding acyl-CoA dehydrogenase family protein, translating into MDLSAEQRQIRDAVREFATEEIRPTAADADREQEFPEDVWDGLGEMGMTAMTVPEAYGGLDVDSLTYSVVNEEVAYGALSVATALSVHCLATSCIAEFGGDDLKSEWLPEMADGRPVGAFALSEPEAGSNPAQMTTEAVRDGDEYVLNGKKQWITNGQRSGVAIVFAKVDGDDDKITQFLVPKDTDGVEVGKKEDKLGLRASDTTALLFDDCRIPAEYRLTEEGRGMSAALHILTGGRIGIASQAVGLAQAGLDAALSYADEREQFDKPLSDIQTIRHKLADMETQTQAARLLARDAARRVDDGEDHRGAAAKAKYFASEAAVDVTNEAVQIHGGYGYTTDFDVERFYRDSKITTIYEGTSEIQKEVIARDLLD; encoded by the coding sequence ATGGACCTCTCCGCCGAGCAGCGCCAGATTCGGGACGCCGTCCGGGAGTTCGCGACCGAGGAAATTCGCCCGACTGCGGCCGACGCCGACCGCGAGCAGGAATTCCCCGAGGATGTCTGGGACGGCCTCGGCGAGATGGGGATGACCGCGATGACCGTCCCGGAGGCGTACGGCGGCCTCGACGTGGACAGCCTCACGTACAGCGTGGTCAACGAGGAGGTCGCGTACGGCGCGCTGTCGGTCGCGACCGCGCTCTCCGTACACTGCCTGGCCACGTCGTGCATCGCGGAGTTCGGCGGCGACGACCTCAAGTCCGAGTGGCTGCCGGAGATGGCCGACGGCCGGCCCGTGGGCGCGTTCGCGCTCTCGGAACCCGAGGCCGGGTCGAACCCCGCGCAGATGACTACCGAAGCCGTCCGCGACGGCGACGAGTACGTGCTGAACGGGAAGAAGCAGTGGATTACGAACGGGCAGCGGTCGGGCGTCGCCATCGTGTTCGCGAAGGTGGACGGCGACGACGACAAGATAACCCAGTTCCTCGTGCCCAAGGACACCGACGGCGTCGAGGTTGGGAAGAAAGAGGACAAACTCGGGCTGCGCGCCAGCGACACCACCGCGTTGCTGTTCGACGACTGCCGGATTCCCGCGGAGTACCGACTCACCGAGGAGGGACGAGGGATGTCGGCGGCGCTGCACATCCTGACCGGCGGACGCATCGGCATCGCGTCGCAGGCAGTCGGACTCGCGCAGGCCGGCCTCGACGCGGCGCTGTCGTACGCCGACGAGCGCGAGCAGTTCGACAAGCCGCTCTCGGACATCCAGACGATTCGGCACAAGCTCGCGGACATGGAGACGCAGACGCAGGCCGCGCGGCTGCTCGCTCGCGACGCCGCTCGGCGGGTCGACGACGGCGAGGACCACCGCGGCGCGGCGGCGAAAGCGAAGTACTTCGCGAGCGAGGCAGCCGTCGACGTCACCAACGAGGCCGTCCAGATTCACGGCGGCTACGGCTACACCACGGACTTCGACGTGGAGCGGTTCTACCGGGACTCGAAGATCACGACCATCTACGAGGGTACTTCCGAGATTCAGAAGGAAGTCATCGCGCGCGACCTGCTGGACTGA
- a CDS encoding HAD family hydrolase, with amino-acid sequence MTDYEAVVYDLDGTLVRLAVDWAVVEREVADRLREAGVDPSAYDMWEMLDAAEDAGVGADVDELIASHERDGATRAERLSSADELAGLDVPTAVCSLNCEAACRTALGRHDLLDSFRVVAGRDTVPARKPDPRALTWVLDELGVAPEDALFVGDSASDEVTAERAGAAFRWV; translated from the coding sequence GTGACTGACTACGAGGCAGTGGTCTACGACCTCGACGGGACGCTCGTCCGACTCGCCGTCGACTGGGCGGTCGTCGAGCGCGAGGTCGCCGACCGACTGCGCGAGGCTGGCGTCGACCCCAGCGCGTACGACATGTGGGAGATGCTGGACGCCGCCGAAGACGCGGGCGTCGGGGCCGACGTCGACGAACTCATTGCGAGCCACGAACGCGACGGCGCGACCCGCGCGGAGCGGCTGTCGAGCGCGGACGAACTCGCGGGCCTCGACGTGCCGACGGCAGTCTGCTCGCTGAACTGCGAGGCCGCCTGCCGGACCGCGCTCGGGCGCCACGACCTCCTCGATTCGTTCCGCGTGGTCGCGGGCCGCGACACGGTGCCCGCACGAAAACCCGACCCACGGGCGCTGACGTGGGTGCTGGACGAACTCGGCGTCGCGCCCGAAGACGCGCTGTTCGTCGGCGACTCGGCCTCGGACGAAGTGACTGCCGAGCGCGCGGGCGCGGCGTTCCGCTGGGTGTAG
- a CDS encoding DUF5822 domain-containing protein → MPELQEETDPEGVDYGWVMQTTFVLTIVVGAPTVVALSLFYTLPSWASRVSFAVRVGAVVWLLTALATYWYARRNADE, encoded by the coding sequence GTGCCGGAGCTACAGGAGGAGACCGACCCCGAGGGCGTCGACTACGGCTGGGTGATGCAGACGACGTTCGTGCTCACTATCGTCGTCGGCGCGCCCACCGTCGTCGCCCTCTCGCTGTTCTACACGCTGCCGTCGTGGGCGTCACGCGTCTCGTTCGCGGTGCGCGTCGGCGCGGTCGTCTGGCTGCTCACCGCGCTGGCGACGTACTGGTACGCGCGCCGGAACGCCGACGAGTAG
- the panB gene encoding 3-methyl-2-oxobutanoate hydroxymethyltransferase, whose protein sequence is MPTVRDVRRNAGDEPITMLTAYDAPTASVVDDAGVDVILVGDSMGNAKLGYDTTLPVTVDEVASATGAVSRVTEDAVVVADMPFLSFGVDDSESIEHCGRMLKEANADAVKLESGPHTVELTDRLTDLGIPVMAHLGLTPQHVNQLGGYFRQGTDQSAAERMLDLAREHEDAGAFSLVLEHVPANVAGDITESLDVPTIGIGAGPDTDGQVLVADDAIGLSERSPPFAEQFGDVRAEMESAVEAYVDAVESGEFPADEHSHVEDDVDSLY, encoded by the coding sequence ATGCCGACCGTCCGAGACGTCCGCCGGAACGCGGGCGACGAGCCGATAACGATGTTGACCGCGTACGACGCCCCGACCGCCAGCGTCGTCGACGACGCGGGCGTCGACGTGATTCTCGTCGGCGACAGCATGGGCAACGCGAAACTCGGCTACGACACCACGCTCCCCGTGACTGTCGACGAGGTCGCGAGCGCGACCGGCGCGGTGTCGCGAGTCACCGAGGACGCCGTCGTCGTCGCGGACATGCCGTTCCTGAGCTTCGGGGTCGACGACAGCGAGAGCATCGAGCACTGCGGCCGGATGCTCAAGGAGGCGAACGCCGACGCCGTGAAACTGGAGAGCGGCCCGCACACGGTCGAACTCACCGACCGCCTGACGGACCTCGGGATTCCCGTGATGGCCCACCTCGGGCTGACCCCCCAGCACGTGAACCAACTGGGCGGGTACTTCCGGCAGGGCACCGACCAGAGCGCCGCCGAGCGAATGCTCGACCTCGCGCGCGAGCACGAGGACGCGGGCGCATTCTCGCTCGTACTCGAACACGTCCCGGCGAACGTCGCCGGCGACATCACGGAGTCGCTCGACGTGCCGACCATCGGCATCGGCGCCGGCCCGGACACCGACGGACAGGTGCTCGTCGCCGACGACGCAATCGGGCTCTCCGAGCGCAGTCCGCCGTTCGCCGAGCAGTTCGGAGACGTCAGAGCCGAAATGGAGTCCGCCGTCGAGGCGTACGTCGACGCCGTGGAGAGCGGGGAGTTCCCGGCCGACGAGCACAGTCACGTCGAAGACGACGTGGACTCGTTGTACTAG
- a CDS encoding alpha/beta fold hydrolase: MQTVTHDGRATAYRLEDRGGDGAPLLCVHGSGGTHAVWKSQLARLSRERPVAAVDLGGHGESDDVDTDPGPDTLEAYVADVRAVADEVGAGVLAGNSLGGAVALTAVLGDFDADALVLAGSGAKLSVLDELRDWLAGEDGGFDRAVEFLHRDDMLFDDPDEREVEVSKAAMRAAGREVVERDFLSCHTFDVRDRLDEIATPVLALTGENDRLTPPQYHEYVAEHVQDGAWTTVPEAAHLSMLEAAEAFDDELSAFLDDRGL; encoded by the coding sequence ATGCAGACGGTCACCCACGACGGCCGCGCGACCGCCTACCGCCTCGAGGACCGCGGGGGCGACGGCGCGCCGCTGCTCTGCGTCCACGGCAGCGGCGGCACACACGCGGTCTGGAAGTCACAGCTAGCCCGCCTCTCGCGCGAGCGCCCCGTCGCTGCCGTCGACCTCGGCGGCCACGGCGAGAGCGACGACGTTGACACCGACCCTGGCCCCGACACGCTCGAAGCCTACGTCGCGGACGTGCGAGCGGTCGCCGACGAGGTTGGCGCAGGCGTGCTCGCTGGGAACAGCCTCGGGGGTGCAGTCGCGCTCACCGCCGTCCTCGGGGATTTCGACGCCGACGCGCTCGTGCTCGCTGGCTCCGGCGCGAAGCTCTCCGTGCTGGACGAACTCCGCGACTGGCTGGCCGGCGAAGACGGCGGCTTCGACCGGGCCGTCGAGTTCCTCCACCGCGACGACATGCTCTTCGACGACCCCGACGAGCGCGAAGTCGAGGTGTCCAAGGCCGCGATGCGCGCGGCCGGCCGGGAAGTGGTCGAACGCGACTTCCTATCCTGTCACACATTCGACGTTCGCGACCGCCTCGACGAAATCGCTACGCCGGTGCTCGCGCTCACCGGAGAGAACGACCGGCTCACGCCGCCACAGTACCACGAGTACGTCGCAGAACACGTGCAAGACGGGGCGTGGACAACCGTCCCGGAGGCCGCCCACCTCTCGATGCTGGAAGCGGCCGAGGCGTTCGACGACGAACTCTCCGCGTTCCTCGACGACCGCGGCCTCTAG
- a CDS encoding CDC48 family AAA ATPase: MKLTVKPLKQKDAGRGLAAIDRAAMEELDLENGDYVVLNSDQGRAVARVWPGYPEDEGEGIVRIDGRLRQQADVGIDDAVAVEPADIKPATAVTVALPQNLRVRGDITPMVRDRLSGRPVTTGQTIPISFGFGGMSTVSGQQIPVKIADTDPEGTVVVSNDTDIQVSEQPAEEIASGGPAGEGGDSTPNVAYEDIGGLDRELEQVREMIELPMRHPELFQQLGIEPPKGVLLHGPPGTGKTLIAKAVANEIDAHFQTISGPEIMSKYYGESEEKLREVFDEAEENAPAIVFIDEIDSIAPKRGETQGDVERRVVAQLLSLMDGLEERGDVTVIAATNRVDAIDPALRRGGRFDREIEIGVPDQDGRREILQVHTRGMPLADGVDIEAFAESTHGFVGADIESLAKEAAMNALRRIRPDIDLESDEIDAELLESIRVTEKDFKNALKGIEPSALREVFVEVPDITWDQVGGLEGTKERLRETIQWPLDYPDVFESMDLQSAKGVLLYGPPGTGKTLMAKAVANEANSNFISVKGPELLNKYVGESEKGVREVFEKARANAPTVVFFDEIDSIAGERGSNMGDSGVGERVVSQLLTELDGIEELEDVVVVATTNRPDLIDSALLRPGRLDRHIHVPVPDEEARRAILDVHTRNKPLADDVDLDHLAAKTQDFVGADIEALVREATMNATREFINSVNPEDAAESVGNVRITADHFEEALEDITPSVDEDVREQYEELEQKFEKAATPDEEEPSAPGAFQ; the protein is encoded by the coding sequence ATGAAACTCACGGTCAAGCCGCTCAAGCAGAAGGACGCAGGCCGCGGATTGGCCGCCATCGACCGCGCGGCGATGGAGGAACTCGACCTCGAGAACGGCGACTACGTCGTCCTCAACAGCGACCAAGGCCGTGCCGTCGCGCGAGTCTGGCCCGGCTACCCCGAGGACGAGGGCGAGGGCATCGTCCGCATCGACGGCCGGCTCCGCCAGCAGGCCGACGTCGGCATCGACGACGCCGTCGCCGTCGAACCTGCGGACATCAAACCCGCGACCGCCGTCACAGTCGCGCTCCCACAGAACCTCCGCGTTCGCGGTGACATCACGCCGATGGTGCGCGACCGCCTGAGCGGCCGCCCCGTCACGACCGGCCAGACCATCCCCATCTCCTTCGGCTTCGGCGGGATGAGCACGGTCTCCGGCCAGCAGATTCCCGTCAAAATCGCCGACACGGACCCCGAGGGAACGGTCGTCGTGAGCAACGACACCGACATCCAGGTGTCCGAGCAGCCCGCCGAGGAAATCGCCTCGGGCGGGCCCGCCGGCGAAGGCGGTGACAGCACGCCGAACGTCGCCTACGAGGACATCGGCGGCCTCGACCGCGAACTCGAACAGGTCCGGGAGATGATAGAACTCCCGATGCGCCACCCCGAACTGTTCCAGCAGCTCGGCATCGAGCCGCCGAAAGGCGTGCTCCTGCACGGCCCGCCCGGAACCGGGAAGACGCTCATCGCGAAGGCCGTCGCCAACGAAATCGACGCGCACTTCCAGACCATCTCCGGCCCCGAAATCATGTCGAAGTACTACGGGGAGAGCGAGGAGAAGCTCCGCGAAGTCTTCGACGAGGCCGAGGAGAACGCGCCCGCAATCGTCTTCATCGACGAAATCGACTCCATCGCGCCCAAGCGCGGCGAAACGCAGGGCGACGTCGAGCGCCGCGTCGTCGCGCAGCTGTTGAGCCTTATGGACGGCCTCGAAGAGCGCGGTGACGTCACCGTCATCGCGGCGACGAACCGCGTCGACGCCATCGACCCCGCGCTCCGCCGCGGCGGTCGCTTCGACCGCGAAATCGAAATCGGCGTCCCCGACCAGGACGGCCGCCGTGAGATTCTGCAAGTCCACACCCGCGGCATGCCGCTGGCCGACGGCGTCGACATCGAGGCGTTCGCGGAGTCCACGCACGGCTTCGTCGGCGCCGACATCGAGAGCCTCGCGAAGGAAGCCGCGATGAACGCGCTCCGGCGCATCCGCCCGGACATCGACCTCGAATCCGACGAGATCGACGCCGAGCTACTGGAGTCCATCCGCGTCACCGAGAAGGACTTCAAGAACGCGCTGAAGGGCATCGAGCCCTCCGCGCTCCGCGAAGTCTTCGTGGAAGTCCCGGACATCACGTGGGACCAAGTCGGCGGCCTCGAAGGCACCAAAGAACGCCTCCGCGAGACCATCCAGTGGCCCCTCGACTACCCGGACGTCTTCGAGTCCATGGACCTCCAGTCCGCGAAGGGCGTGCTGCTGTACGGCCCGCCCGGAACCGGGAAGACGCTCATGGCGAAAGCCGTCGCAAACGAGGCCAACTCGAACTTCATCTCCGTGAAGGGCCCCGAACTCCTCAACAAGTACGTCGGGGAGTCCGAGAAGGGCGTCCGCGAGGTCTTCGAGAAGGCGCGCGCGAACGCCCCGACGGTGGTGTTCTTCGACGAAATCGACTCCATCGCCGGCGAACGCGGCTCCAACATGGGCGACTCCGGCGTCGGCGAACGCGTCGTCAGCCAACTGCTCACGGAACTGGACGGCATCGAGGAGCTCGAAGACGTCGTGGTCGTCGCGACCACGAACCGGCCCGACCTCATCGACAGCGCGCTGCTGCGCCCGGGTCGCCTCGACCGCCACATCCACGTGCCCGTGCCCGACGAGGAAGCGCGCCGCGCCATCCTCGACGTCCACACGCGCAACAAGCCGCTGGCCGACGACGTCGACCTCGACCACCTCGCCGCGAAGACCCAGGACTTCGTCGGCGCCGACATCGAAGCGCTCGTCCGCGAAGCCACGATGAACGCCACCCGCGAGTTCATCAACTCCGTCAACCCCGAGGACGCCGCCGAATCCGTCGGCAACGTCCGCATCACCGCCGACCACTTCGAGGAAGCCCTCGAAGACATCACGCCGAGCGTCGACGAAGACGTCCGCGAACAGTACGAAGAACTCGAACAGAAATTCGAGAAAGCAGCCACCCCCGACGAGGAAGAACCCTCCGCCCCCGGGGCGTTCCAATAG
- a CDS encoding helix-turn-helix domain-containing protein has product MTVTAEFVLRSSSLPLVSVTTDLPPDEITCRHALCLQPDVRTFVVEVDPTGGVSESNLESLDEIEAATALGETDDRAVFEVDVDLADTPFASLDDGRSGVAKMKSTTVTPDGWRETKVFKDHQTFEEFRATMADNGIPLDLVSITPNAPEDEDFLRNGLTERQREALSLAVSRGYYESPRQVTAAELAAELDISQPSLSALLRRGEREVLTASLDDPPT; this is encoded by the coding sequence ATGACCGTCACAGCGGAGTTCGTTCTCCGGTCGTCGTCGCTCCCGCTCGTCAGCGTCACGACGGACCTCCCACCGGACGAAATCACCTGCAGGCACGCGCTCTGCCTCCAACCCGACGTCCGAACCTTCGTCGTCGAAGTCGACCCCACCGGTGGCGTGTCCGAGTCGAATCTCGAGTCTCTCGACGAGATCGAAGCCGCCACTGCACTCGGTGAGACGGACGACCGAGCCGTCTTCGAGGTCGACGTCGACCTCGCGGACACGCCGTTCGCGTCCCTCGACGACGGCCGCTCTGGCGTGGCGAAGATGAAGTCGACGACAGTGACGCCGGACGGCTGGCGCGAGACGAAGGTGTTCAAAGACCACCAGACGTTCGAGGAGTTCCGCGCGACGATGGCCGACAACGGAATTCCACTCGACCTCGTGTCCATCACGCCGAACGCTCCCGAGGACGAAGACTTCTTGCGGAACGGATTGACCGAACGCCAGCGCGAAGCCCTGTCGCTGGCCGTCTCCCGCGGGTACTACGAGAGCCCGCGGCAGGTCACTGCCGCGGAACTCGCCGCAGAACTGGACATCTCACAGCCCTCGCTGTCCGCGCTTCTCCGCCGCGGCGAGCGCGAGGTGCTCACCGCCTCCCTCGACGACCCACCGACGTAA
- a CDS encoding SDR family oxidoreductase, with the protein MSVDFGSELDEQVAIVTGASSGIGEATAKALASRGARVVVAARREDELQDLREQITADDGEALVVPTDITNDDDIDALVDATLDEYGRIDILVNNAGVMPLSHIADVDRETLQTTIDVNLSGLVKLTHAVIPTMIEQERGHVVNLSSVVGRFLMENGAHYNATKAGVKMFGDSLRLDVAEEGIRVATIEPGSVATELPESIADEEIKAQIEALEDSMRPLRPADVARTIAFVVSQPEHVDINEVLVRPTDQVQP; encoded by the coding sequence ATGTCAGTGGATTTCGGATCCGAACTGGACGAACAGGTCGCGATCGTCACCGGTGCGTCGTCCGGAATCGGCGAAGCGACCGCGAAAGCCCTCGCGTCCCGCGGCGCGCGCGTCGTCGTCGCCGCCCGCCGAGAGGACGAACTACAGGACCTCCGCGAGCAGATTACCGCCGACGACGGGGAAGCGCTCGTCGTCCCGACGGACATTACGAACGACGACGACATCGACGCACTCGTCGACGCCACACTCGATGAGTACGGTCGCATCGACATTCTGGTGAACAACGCCGGCGTGATGCCGCTCAGTCACATCGCGGACGTAGACCGCGAGACCCTGCAAACGACCATCGACGTCAACCTCAGCGGCCTCGTCAAGCTCACGCACGCCGTGATTCCGACGATGATCGAACAGGAGCGCGGCCACGTCGTCAACCTCTCGTCGGTCGTCGGGCGGTTCCTGATGGAGAACGGCGCCCACTACAACGCGACGAAGGCCGGCGTGAAGATGTTCGGTGATTCGCTCCGGTTGGACGTCGCGGAGGAAGGGATTCGCGTGGCGACCATCGAACCGGGTTCGGTCGCCACGGAGCTCCCGGAGTCCATCGCCGACGAAGAAATCAAAGCACAAATCGAGGCGCTCGAAGACTCGATGCGCCCGCTCCGACCGGCCGACGTCGCGCGAACGATCGCATTCGTCGTCTCCCAGCCCGAGCACGTGGACATCAACGAAGTCCTCGTCCGGCCGACCGACCAAGTGCAGCCCTAA